A genomic segment from Pyrodictium occultum encodes:
- the serS gene encoding serine--tRNA ligase, whose protein sequence is MTWSLLRYLRESPDVLRESLRKRFMDPSMVDRLRGLDEQWRRLKRTVDEIRHKHNVITHSIARTKDPEERRKLIEEAKRLLKERERLEAELKRVEEERERLLLSLPNIVHESVPVGESDEYNMPIRFWGRPKVYRGFLDRFREQTEKWGFKVDYEVIDWKPVGHADMLERVLKLGNTAKAAEVAGSRFYYLFDDLVWLDFALLMYAIDKLTSKGYRLVLPPYMIRHRILMGVIDMETFRDAIYKVEGEDLYLIATAEHPLAGLYSNEEIMEDELPIKLVGVSPCFRKEAGAGNRDLKGIFRVHQFHKVEQFVYAKPEESWDILEELIRNAEELFQGLGIPYRVVNAASGELGAPAAKKYDLEAWMPAQGRYREMVSASNTTDWQSYRLNIRLVRRKGMVREYVHTLNSTAIASTRTITAILENFQEPDGTVVIPKVLRKYLEPFSKAPKEAIYPAGKRE, encoded by the coding sequence TTGACGTGGAGCCTGCTCCGCTACCTCCGAGAGAGCCCGGATGTGCTCCGGGAGAGCCTGCGGAAGCGCTTCATGGATCCCTCTATGGTTGATAGGCTCCGCGGCCTGGACGAGCAATGGCGTAGGCTCAAGCGTACCGTCGACGAGATTAGGCATAAGCATAACGTGATTACACATAGCATAGCCAGGACTAAGGATCCAGAGGAGAGGAGGAAGCTGATAGAAGAGGCTAAAAGACTGCTAAAAGAGAGGGAGAGGCTCGAGGCAGAGCTTAAGCGGGTAGAGGAGGAGCGGGAGAGACTGCTTCTCTCGCTCCCCAACATAGTCCATGAATCCGTGCCTGTGGGCGAGTCGGATGAGTACAATATGCCCATAAGGTTCTGGGGGAGGCCCAAGGTCTACCGCGGCTTCCTTGACAGGTTCCGCGAGCAGACAGAAAAGTGGGGCTTCAAGGTAGACTACGAGGTTATTGACTGGAAGCCGGTAGGCCACGCGGATATGCTGGAAAGAGTACTTAAGCTAGGCAACACTGCAAAGGCCGCCGAGGTGGCTGGCTCCAGGTTCTACTACCTCTTTGACGACCTCGTCTGGCTGGACTTTGCCCTGCTCATGTACGCGATAGACAAGCTTACCTCAAAGGGCTATCGGCTGGTGCTCCCGCCCTACATGATAAGACACCGGATACTCATGGGGGTAATAGACATGGAGACGTTTAGGGACGCCATATACAAGGTTGAGGGCGAGGATCTCTACCTCATAGCTACGGCCGAGCACCCGCTGGCGGGCCTCTACTCAAACGAGGAGATAATGGAGGACGAGCTGCCAATAAAACTGGTCGGGGTAAGCCCATGCTTCCGCAAGGAGGCTGGCGCCGGCAATAGGGACCTCAAGGGTATATTCCGGGTACACCAGTTCCACAAGGTGGAGCAGTTCGTCTACGCGAAGCCCGAGGAGAGCTGGGATATACTCGAGGAACTCATACGCAATGCCGAGGAGCTATTCCAGGGTCTCGGAATACCCTACCGGGTAGTCAACGCGGCCTCCGGCGAGCTCGGAGCGCCCGCGGCGAAGAAGTATGATCTCGAGGCTTGGATGCCTGCTCAGGGCAGGTACCGGGAGATGGTCAGCGCAAGCAACACTACCGACTGGCAGAGCTATAGGCTCAACATAAGGCTTGTGAGGAGAAAGGGCATGGTTAGGGAGTATGTCCACACCCTAAACTCCACAGCTATAGCGTCAACGAGGACTATAACGGCAATACTGGAGAACTTCCAGGAGCCCGACGGCACTGTTGTCATACCGAAGGTGCTGCGCAAATACCTAGAGCCGTTCTCCAAGGCACCCAAGGAAGCAATATACCCTGCCGGGAAGCGGGAGTAG
- a CDS encoding metal-sulfur cluster assembly factor has product MAGTQAQAVKQSGQNEANAEEIKKKVIEALRTVYDPEIPVNVYDLGLVYDIKFEGGKVKVRLGVTAPGCPVTGQIALMAEEAIRQNVPEVKDVEVELDIETPWDPRRVTPEGRKLLQELFGYDVVEEWIKRYDEMYGGSQEEGGKNEDS; this is encoded by the coding sequence TTGGCAGGCACACAGGCGCAGGCAGTTAAGCAGAGTGGACAGAATGAGGCGAATGCCGAGGAGATAAAGAAGAAGGTCATAGAGGCACTTAGAACGGTGTACGACCCGGAAATACCTGTAAATGTCTACGATCTAGGGCTAGTGTATGACATTAAGTTCGAGGGTGGCAAGGTGAAGGTTAGGCTCGGCGTAACCGCCCCTGGGTGCCCGGTTACAGGCCAGATAGCACTCATGGCTGAGGAGGCCATTCGCCAGAACGTGCCCGAGGTTAAGGACGTCGAGGTCGAGCTTGATATAGAGACGCCCTGGGACCCGCGAAGGGTGACACCGGAGGGTCGCAAGCTTCTGCAGGAGCTCTTCGGCTATGACGTGGTGGAAGAGTGGATCAAGCGTTACGACGAAATGTATGGCGGCTCCCAGGAGGAAGGCGGGAAGAACGAGGATAGCTGA
- a CDS encoding nicotinamide mononucleotide deamidase-related protein encodes MYRPRAWIITIGNELLIGRTVNTNAATIARELTLRGVLVKRIVVVGDSIDEIATAVREALGSADIVVTTGGLGPTDDDMTMEAVAAAIDEPLVLNPEALEMVKKFYGEKGLPLTRERIKMAYLPRGAEPLPNPVGAAPGAYIIYSGSHIIMLPGVPAEMEAMLQEALKKLKPFLPRLCVVEEGITIRGVPESTLAPLLRRAAKSCSDCYVKSHPKGHEVREPVVEVKVLASAPNCETAKSRVRNMLGKLEALLNATHSPGKRGL; translated from the coding sequence TTGTACAGGCCGCGCGCCTGGATAATAACTATCGGCAATGAGCTCCTTATAGGCAGGACTGTGAACACTAATGCAGCCACAATAGCCAGGGAGCTTACCCTACGCGGCGTGCTCGTGAAGCGTATAGTAGTCGTAGGGGATAGCATCGACGAGATAGCTACAGCTGTAAGAGAGGCCCTGGGGAGCGCTGACATAGTCGTGACCACGGGGGGCCTCGGGCCGACGGATGATGACATGACTATGGAGGCTGTTGCAGCCGCCATAGACGAGCCGCTAGTCCTAAACCCGGAGGCCCTGGAGATGGTTAAGAAGTTTTATGGGGAGAAGGGGCTACCCCTAACCAGGGAGAGGATAAAAATGGCCTATCTGCCTAGGGGGGCAGAGCCGCTCCCCAACCCGGTGGGCGCGGCTCCTGGCGCCTACATAATCTACTCTGGATCCCATATCATAATGCTGCCAGGCGTCCCCGCGGAGATGGAGGCAATGCTCCAGGAGGCTCTAAAGAAGCTTAAACCCTTCCTCCCAAGACTCTGCGTGGTCGAGGAGGGAATCACCATAAGAGGTGTGCCCGAGTCCACCCTGGCTCCGCTGCTCCGACGGGCCGCGAAGAGCTGCAGCGACTGTTACGTGAAGAGCCACCCTAAGGGCCACGAAGTAAGGGAGCCGGTAGTAGAGGTTAAGGTGCTAGCGTCAGCGCCCAACTGCGAAACAGCAAAATCTAGAGTGCGGAATATGCTGGGTAAACTGGAGGCCCTCCTTAATGCTACACATAGCCCAGGAAAGCGAGGCCTTTAA
- the glyA gene encoding serine hydroxymethyltransferase: MQDSGSSRLSTLPKELREVLEFTRMHNRWRRFETINLIASENVMSPLADSAYMSDMMHRYAEGKPFKRYYQGTRYVDEVEVRVMRLMGELLNAGYVDPRPISGTTANASVFRVLGACGSKAVIAPVQAGAHVSHTKFGTLGALCIEHIEMPYDPERMNVDVDKAVKLIEEVKPSFVVLGASVYLFPHPVKEVAEAAHSVGAKLVYDAAHVLGLIAGKRWRNPLDHGADVMTASTHKTFPGPQGGIIATRDEEIYKRVSRAVFPYFVSNHHLHRLPALAVTAVEMKYFGEAYADQVVRNARALAEALAAEGFKVLGEHLGYTKSHQVVLDVRPQGGGAKAAKLLEDANIIVNKNLLPYDPPDAIKDPSGLRLGVQEMTRFGMKEDNMKDIARFMRRVLIDREDPRKVAEEVKEYRKEYTRVHYCFDVDTIEDGKLYLLY; the protein is encoded by the coding sequence ATGCAGGACTCTGGGAGTAGCCGGCTCTCCACGCTGCCCAAGGAGCTGCGCGAGGTTCTCGAGTTCACAAGGATGCACAACCGGTGGAGGAGATTCGAGACCATAAACCTGATAGCAAGCGAGAACGTAATGAGCCCTCTGGCAGACTCCGCCTACATGAGCGATATGATGCACCGCTACGCTGAAGGGAAGCCCTTCAAGCGCTACTACCAGGGGACCCGCTATGTAGACGAGGTAGAGGTTAGAGTTATGAGGCTCATGGGGGAGCTGCTTAACGCCGGCTATGTGGACCCGAGGCCTATCAGCGGCACCACTGCCAACGCCTCCGTTTTCCGCGTCCTCGGCGCTTGCGGCTCCAAGGCGGTAATAGCCCCGGTCCAGGCAGGCGCGCATGTGAGCCACACGAAGTTCGGCACTCTAGGCGCGCTCTGTATAGAGCACATAGAGATGCCCTACGATCCGGAGCGTATGAATGTTGACGTGGACAAGGCCGTCAAGTTGATAGAGGAGGTTAAGCCCAGCTTCGTCGTCCTCGGGGCTAGCGTCTACCTCTTCCCGCACCCCGTGAAAGAGGTAGCTGAAGCAGCCCACTCCGTGGGCGCAAAGCTAGTCTATGATGCCGCCCACGTGCTCGGCCTCATAGCTGGCAAGAGGTGGCGCAATCCCCTAGACCATGGTGCAGACGTGATGACTGCCTCGACCCACAAGACGTTTCCAGGGCCGCAGGGAGGCATAATAGCTACAAGGGATGAGGAGATCTACAAGCGCGTATCCCGCGCCGTTTTCCCCTACTTCGTCAGTAATCACCACCTTCACCGCCTTCCAGCCCTAGCTGTTACAGCTGTAGAGATGAAGTACTTCGGCGAGGCCTACGCGGATCAAGTCGTCAGAAACGCCAGGGCGCTGGCTGAGGCTCTGGCTGCTGAGGGCTTCAAAGTGCTGGGGGAGCATCTGGGGTACACGAAGAGCCACCAGGTTGTGCTCGACGTCAGGCCTCAGGGAGGTGGCGCTAAGGCGGCCAAGCTGCTAGAGGACGCCAACATAATAGTTAACAAAAACCTGCTGCCCTATGACCCACCTGACGCGATAAAGGATCCGAGCGGGCTCCGGCTTGGCGTCCAGGAGATGACCAGATTCGGTATGAAGGAAGACAATATGAAGGATATAGCAAGGTTTATGAGGAGAGTTCTAATAGACAGGGAGGACCCAAGGAAGGTGGCTGAGGAGGTTAAGGAGTACAGAAAGGAGTATACGAGGGTTCATTACTGCTTCGACGTGGACACCATAGAGGATGGGAAGCTCTACCTGCTATACTAG
- a CDS encoding PfkB family carbohydrate kinase: MLVIDVYSSPTLDVIEDRLCRGGPAYYAQLALHAIGAADARVRLALPTCIDAEWYLDADWCPGSVHAEGYECATVFAVKEGHGGRRLRVLREPDPLEPDPRGDAALVSPVLGELEPAEAARLLTHYRLAIVDVQGFGRVNGGGEVEAFSRGVLAFLEQPAEPGGFAAVKLSLEDVAGAAWAAEAVRLHRHAPYSALLVTAGPRGALAVLGDGSALAVRPRRVEAVSTGAGDMLSVLTLYGLWKGWDLEDAVAGAAAAVACILLERSRRGRVEEGACKASFMGRRGVSVEKLPGGCSSADCIVMAFEQG; encoded by the coding sequence ATGCTGGTTATCGACGTCTACTCCTCCCCAACGCTAGACGTTATAGAGGATAGGCTCTGCAGAGGCGGGCCGGCCTACTACGCCCAGCTCGCACTCCATGCTATAGGGGCTGCTGATGCACGTGTCAGGCTTGCACTCCCTACATGCATTGACGCAGAATGGTACCTTGACGCCGACTGGTGCCCCGGCTCAGTCCACGCGGAGGGCTACGAGTGCGCCACAGTGTTTGCTGTAAAGGAGGGCCACGGGGGGAGAAGGCTGCGAGTGCTGCGAGAGCCCGACCCCCTGGAGCCGGATCCCCGCGGAGACGCGGCACTCGTGTCCCCGGTTCTAGGCGAGCTGGAGCCCGCGGAGGCGGCGAGACTGCTCACCCACTACCGGCTGGCCATAGTCGACGTGCAGGGGTTTGGCAGGGTTAACGGCGGCGGCGAGGTCGAGGCTTTCAGCAGAGGCGTACTCGCATTCCTCGAGCAGCCCGCGGAGCCTGGAGGCTTCGCTGCGGTTAAGCTCAGCCTAGAGGATGTGGCGGGGGCGGCGTGGGCCGCAGAGGCGGTTCGGCTACACCGTCACGCCCCCTACTCAGCCCTCCTTGTCACCGCTGGGCCGAGGGGGGCGCTCGCCGTGCTAGGGGACGGCAGCGCCCTGGCCGTGAGGCCTCGCCGGGTGGAGGCCGTCTCCACCGGAGCGGGCGACATGTTATCAGTACTGACGCTCTATGGGCTCTGGAAGGGCTGGGACCTGGAGGACGCGGTGGCCGGGGCTGCGGCTGCCGTCGCGTGCATACTCCTGGAGAGAAGCCGCAGGGGGAGAGTAGAGGAAGGAGCTTGTAAGGCGAGCTTCATGGGGAGGCGCGGTGTAAGCGTGGAGAAGCTACCAGGCGGATGCAGCAGCGCTGACTGCATCGTCATGGCCTTTGAACAAGGGTAG
- a CDS encoding digeranylgeranylglycerophospholipid reductase encodes MQARYDAVIAGLGPAGSVALWHLARMGFRVAGFDMRDPSDVWGKPCGDAIGAHHPREAGLPEPPSHVVKNKVRAIDIYSPGETTRYRIYGEGYIIDRARFGKWLLDEASNKGAEVYFNARVLGPIISNGMVTGLRVKTENGVREVYANVVVEATGFSRAVRSRLPRDWPIYEDIDPKDTNIAYREIIEYEDYTIEEPDVIRIYIDQNIAPGGYWWYFPESSHGVNVGLGVQGGMGHPNPMTLYREKLLNHPLMRHRFRVVKSAGAPLPTRRPSNTLAGPGILVVGDAGYTVNPVHGGGMGYAFRAAYYAALAYEEAYNANDFSERGLWGINRRYMRDLGAKQAALDIFRRFLQRLSNDEIRFGMEKRLVPEQDVYYTSSSGELRIPVVEKAMIVLRGLRRPSLLAKLKTVADYMKRIRQLYTEYPEEPSGLPSWIKKVNMLIEEYEARISG; translated from the coding sequence ATGCAAGCCAGATACGACGCTGTCATAGCCGGGCTCGGTCCTGCGGGCAGTGTTGCATTATGGCATCTCGCCAGGATGGGGTTCCGGGTTGCAGGGTTCGACATGAGGGATCCCAGCGACGTGTGGGGTAAGCCGTGCGGCGACGCCATCGGGGCTCATCACCCTAGGGAGGCCGGTCTCCCGGAGCCGCCGAGCCACGTGGTTAAGAACAAGGTTAGAGCTATCGACATCTACTCTCCCGGCGAGACCACGAGATACCGTATATATGGAGAGGGCTATATAATAGACCGCGCCAGGTTCGGGAAGTGGCTCCTAGACGAGGCCTCCAACAAGGGGGCTGAGGTGTACTTTAATGCAAGAGTCCTAGGCCCCATAATCAGCAATGGCATGGTTACTGGGCTCCGCGTGAAGACGGAGAACGGCGTTAGGGAAGTATATGCAAACGTGGTGGTGGAGGCTACCGGGTTCTCGAGGGCAGTCAGATCCCGGCTGCCTCGAGACTGGCCCATATACGAGGATATAGACCCCAAGGACACTAATATAGCGTACCGGGAGATAATAGAATACGAGGACTACACGATAGAGGAGCCGGACGTAATAAGGATATACATTGACCAGAATATTGCGCCTGGGGGCTACTGGTGGTACTTCCCCGAATCCAGCCACGGCGTCAACGTGGGGCTCGGCGTCCAGGGCGGTATGGGCCACCCTAACCCCATGACTCTTTACCGCGAGAAGCTGCTGAACCATCCTCTAATGAGGCATCGGTTCAGGGTAGTGAAGAGTGCTGGAGCCCCACTGCCCACCCGGCGGCCATCTAACACGCTGGCCGGCCCTGGGATACTCGTTGTGGGCGATGCCGGCTACACTGTTAACCCGGTGCACGGGGGTGGGATGGGGTACGCGTTCCGCGCTGCCTACTATGCAGCGCTGGCCTACGAGGAGGCCTACAACGCTAACGACTTCAGCGAGCGGGGGCTCTGGGGTATAAATAGAAGGTACATGAGGGACCTGGGGGCTAAGCAGGCTGCCCTAGACATATTCCGCAGGTTCCTCCAGAGGCTGAGCAACGATGAGATAAGATTCGGCATGGAGAAGAGGCTTGTGCCGGAGCAGGACGTGTACTATACGAGTAGCAGCGGCGAGCTAAGAATACCCGTAGTAGAGAAAGCTATGATAGTGCTCCGCGGCTTGAGAAGGCCGAGCCTACTGGCCAAGCTGAAGACAGTGGCTGACTATATGAAGCGCATAAGACAGCTCTACACGGAGTACCCGGAGGAGCCCAGCGGGCTGCCTAGCTGGATTAAAAAGGTTAACATGCTTATCGAGGAGTACGAGGCCAGGATAAGCGGGTAG
- the hsp20 gene encoding archaeal heat shock protein Hsp20 has translation MSFIWRRRFSDIFDEIEDMIREMERLAMSMMENIGARALGYPGEEVRGPLIYGVRITIGPDGRPIIEEFGNVKRRGRRAIVEERREPLVDVIDEKDRVVVVAEMPGVDKDKIDVRVKDGKLIIKAEDKDRKYYKEIELPPDIKPETAKAKYKNGVLEVVIEKERKEEEEEKGGIKIRVE, from the coding sequence ATGTCCTTCATATGGAGGCGCAGGTTCAGTGATATATTCGATGAGATAGAGGACATGATAAGGGAGATGGAAAGGCTAGCGATGAGTATGATGGAGAATATAGGGGCCAGAGCCCTCGGATACCCCGGCGAAGAAGTGAGGGGGCCACTGATCTACGGCGTGAGGATAACAATAGGGCCTGATGGCAGGCCGATAATAGAGGAGTTTGGCAACGTGAAGAGGCGTGGCCGCAGAGCGATAGTCGAAGAGCGCCGAGAACCGCTCGTCGACGTGATAGATGAGAAGGATAGGGTAGTGGTTGTAGCTGAGATGCCAGGCGTGGACAAGGACAAGATAGACGTCCGGGTTAAGGACGGGAAGCTAATAATAAAGGCGGAGGATAAGGATAGGAAGTACTACAAGGAGATAGAGCTACCCCCCGACATAAAGCCCGAGACCGCCAAGGCCAAGTATAAGAACGGCGTCCTTGAGGTAGTCATCGAGAAAGAGAGGAAAGAAGAGGAGGAGGAAAAGGGCGGTATAAAGATAAGGGTTGAGTAA
- a CDS encoding ZPR1 zinc finger domain-containing protein, producing MPSSTGEGLERRYTLLFNPVPSQLKYPLPRIASSREGAAMDSKPEKPESREPVKVNEAVIQCPVCGKHTLRVEDYLYEIPMIGKVILTTGKCSNCGYRFNDVRLAEAQEPRKILLNVEKAEDLNALVVRASSASILIPELGMSMTPGPASEGFITTVEGVLERFLEALTAACSSPDADKEACEKAKRLIEDAKEGKLKFTLVLVDPEGVSTIVSSKARVEPVSKKELEELGYIVTNAPGEESSESGKN from the coding sequence GTGCCTAGTAGTACCGGAGAGGGGCTGGAACGGAGGTATACGCTGCTCTTCAACCCTGTGCCCAGCCAGCTCAAGTACCCCCTCCCCCGGATAGCCTCCAGTAGAGAGGGCGCTGCCATGGATAGCAAACCGGAAAAACCGGAGAGCAGGGAGCCGGTAAAGGTGAATGAAGCTGTTATCCAGTGCCCAGTGTGTGGGAAGCATACTCTCCGCGTAGAGGATTATTTATACGAGATACCTATGATTGGCAAGGTTATACTCACCACAGGGAAGTGTAGCAACTGCGGCTATCGATTTAATGACGTGCGGCTAGCCGAGGCCCAAGAGCCTAGAAAGATACTCCTTAACGTGGAGAAGGCAGAAGACCTTAATGCGCTTGTTGTAAGGGCCTCCTCCGCCTCAATACTGATACCGGAGCTCGGGATGAGCATGACTCCGGGCCCCGCGTCGGAGGGGTTCATAACGACTGTTGAGGGTGTGCTAGAGCGTTTCCTAGAGGCCCTCACGGCTGCATGCTCGAGCCCCGACGCTGATAAAGAGGCCTGCGAGAAAGCTAAGAGGCTGATAGAGGACGCTAAGGAGGGGAAGCTGAAGTTCACTCTCGTACTCGTAGACCCGGAGGGTGTGAGCACCATAGTGTCTAGCAAGGCTAGGGTCGAGCCCGTCAGCAAGAAGGAACTTGAGGAGCTTGGCTACATAGTGACGAATGCTCCAGGCGAAGAGAGCAGTGAGAGTGGTAAAAACTAG
- a CDS encoding ribbon-helix-helix domain-containing protein produces MASKQRIEQRIETGNVFEVPVSPPKKVVSVKLEVDIIEEMDRLWRSLGYTSRSEFIREAILYYMQVVASSQTLKSSVSTAIVGNKDMNEPILSDEADSD; encoded by the coding sequence ATGGCTTCTAAACAGAGAATTGAACAGAGAATTGAGACCGGCAACGTGTTTGAGGTACCAGTATCACCGCCAAAGAAAGTGGTCTCAGTAAAACTTGAGGTGGATATAATTGAGGAGATGGATAGGCTTTGGCGCTCTCTAGGCTACACAAGCAGGAGCGAATTCATAAGAGAGGCGATACTCTACTACATGCAAGTCGTGGCGTCAAGCCAGACCCTTAAATCATCGGTGTCAACGGCTATAGTTGGAAACAAAGATATGAATGAACCCATTTTGAGCGATGAGGCAGATAGCGACTAG
- the lrs14 gene encoding HTH-type transcriptional regulator Lrs14 produces the protein MANLIEMKLKLPTGREAALVEGLRFCYDLSETDALILFELLKGGQYTVDDLTKKLGLSKATVNRSLAKLMEAGFVSRSREKRAGVGRPRYKYYIEDPEKVINKIIDDFDKCSQSFREALTELLRSIRAQRGQK, from the coding sequence ATGGCAAACCTTATTGAGATGAAGCTCAAGCTGCCTACTGGGCGTGAAGCTGCTCTCGTAGAGGGTCTACGCTTCTGCTATGATCTCAGCGAGACCGATGCGCTGATTCTCTTCGAGCTGCTGAAGGGCGGTCAGTACACTGTAGATGACCTTACCAAGAAGCTTGGACTTAGTAAGGCTACCGTCAATAGGAGCCTAGCCAAGCTTATGGAGGCTGGCTTCGTCTCGAGATCCCGGGAAAAGCGTGCAGGCGTAGGGAGACCCCGATACAAATACTACATAGAAGACCCCGAGAAAGTAATAAATAAGATAATTGACGACTTTGACAAGTGTTCTCAATCCTTCAGGGAAGCCCTAACCGAGTTGCTTAGATCTATAAGAGCCCAGAGAGGCCAGAAGTAG
- a CDS encoding stage II sporulation protein M: protein MARDSWSSTIKSAFLFTLLVFNGSIALGFRFPSTSMLQDIEKSFQSIEALPLFHKYVAIALNNIVLALLLAAASIAVLPGLALLAYNGYIIGALARVWVESGQPVEGFLISILPHGIFELTAMLYASSIGLSLAATYLSGGLSRDSLRRALASLAIVVYLLLIAAAVEVTLTPYLASHYG from the coding sequence TTGGCAAGAGACTCCTGGAGCTCGACTATTAAATCAGCGTTTCTCTTCACATTGCTAGTGTTCAACGGGAGCATAGCACTGGGCTTCAGGTTCCCCAGTACATCCATGCTACAGGACATTGAGAAGAGCTTCCAGAGCATAGAAGCACTCCCACTATTTCATAAATATGTCGCGATAGCTCTAAACAACATAGTGTTGGCCCTACTTCTGGCTGCCGCATCCATAGCAGTACTGCCTGGACTAGCGCTACTGGCGTATAACGGCTACATAATAGGTGCCTTGGCCAGGGTCTGGGTGGAGAGCGGCCAGCCAGTAGAAGGCTTTCTCATAAGTATACTGCCCCATGGCATATTCGAGCTTACAGCCATGCTCTATGCATCCTCCATAGGGTTGAGCCTCGCCGCTACGTACCTCTCCGGCGGCCTTAGCCGGGACAGCCTGCGGAGAGCACTGGCTAGCCTAGCCATTGTAGTCTATCTGCTCCTCATTGCCGCTGCAGTAGAAGTTACCCTAACACCTTACCTGGCTTCACACTATGGCTAG
- a CDS encoding TatD family hydrolase: MVKLLFADAHAHSSPTGLGAAEIARRFREKGGWFMALVMLPPWHYGVDAPPGIEMYFKALERFLTECRRAREAGLRVACLAGFHPAEVDRLVSAGMKPEEVLSLGLRVVDHMAQLCRSGMLDGIGEVGRQHYKTMPERLAIAATVTTRALEHARDYDCLVHLHLENAGPVTVDTTEKLVELASAPRSRVLFHHASTRVAKRAGEKGFWATIPGKKEAMRRAFTEANTDYIMIESDYIDDPKRPCVSSCPWEIIDRQLELLREGVVDEEKLYRVNVDNVVKFYRAEPP, translated from the coding sequence ATGGTGAAGCTCTTGTTCGCGGATGCTCACGCCCATAGTAGTCCCACTGGCCTGGGAGCAGCTGAGATAGCCAGGAGATTCCGGGAGAAGGGCGGCTGGTTCATGGCCCTTGTAATGCTCCCTCCCTGGCACTACGGGGTAGACGCCCCTCCAGGAATAGAGATGTACTTCAAGGCTCTCGAGAGGTTCCTGACCGAATGTAGGAGGGCTCGTGAGGCGGGTCTGCGGGTTGCATGCCTGGCGGGGTTCCATCCGGCCGAGGTAGACCGGCTGGTATCAGCGGGTATGAAGCCGGAGGAGGTTCTCAGCCTGGGCCTGCGCGTTGTGGACCACATGGCCCAGCTGTGTAGAAGCGGTATGCTCGATGGGATAGGCGAGGTCGGGAGGCAGCACTACAAGACGATGCCGGAGAGACTGGCTATAGCAGCCACGGTAACTACTAGAGCATTGGAGCACGCCCGTGACTATGACTGCCTGGTCCACCTGCACCTCGAGAATGCAGGCCCCGTGACCGTGGACACGACGGAGAAGCTTGTCGAGCTGGCGTCGGCTCCTAGGAGTAGGGTCCTCTTCCACCACGCCTCAACCCGCGTTGCTAAGCGCGCCGGTGAGAAGGGCTTCTGGGCTACAATACCGGGCAAGAAGGAGGCCATGAGAAGGGCGTTTACCGAGGCCAACACAGACTATATAATGATAGAGTCAGACTATATAGATGACCCGAAGAGGCCCTGCGTATCCTCATGCCCCTGGGAGATCATTGATAGGCAGCTGGAGCTGCTGAGAGAGGGAGTTGTGGACGAGGAGAAACTCTACAGGGTAAACGTGGATAACGTGGTGAAATTCTATAGGGCGGAGCCGCCCTAG